In Streptomyces sp. V4I8, one genomic interval encodes:
- the istA gene encoding IS21 family transposase — protein MVVLDPQRWLELRRFRGLVESGAMSLSEVAKETGLNWRTVSKYLSADGSASPPRRTVSGQPRRRVVDEVAPLIDAMLRAEVLMKAAVIHERLAKEYGFTGNYQRVKLYVQEARPRIAEELGITPRELAGMHRRFEVIPGAQAQVDWGDEGKTLAHLGIPKVYSFHMVLSYSRDPFCCFTTSLDLQTFFDCHRRAFAHFGGVPMTIVYDRTKTVVRRHVAPGEAVPLHPEAVGFAGHYDFDIDVLAAYRPQGKGRVERQVLIVRDHVLSGRAFSSVEEMDAAFAAWVPQRRAQIHKTHREVIGERAARDHAALKPLPPTPYLVAERHLRPVGKDCLVAFGGNLYSVPARKVRPRQLVEIRATKSQVMLHSTAPDASGETLLAMHPRAVGRGVRIVEEKHWDGLPTGQGRRTTSGDVPPQPRHERVPGEEAGPLQALLHRAAATRIEVGRRPLSVYDELTGTRPFTTHPSTRETS, from the coding sequence CCAAGGAAACCGGGCTGAACTGGCGGACGGTCAGCAAGTACTTGTCTGCCGACGGGTCGGCGTCGCCGCCGCGTCGGACGGTGAGCGGGCAGCCACGCAGGCGGGTGGTCGATGAGGTCGCCCCGCTGATCGACGCGATGCTTCGGGCCGAGGTCCTGATGAAGGCCGCGGTGATCCACGAGCGGCTGGCCAAGGAGTACGGGTTCACCGGCAACTACCAGCGGGTCAAGCTCTACGTTCAGGAAGCACGCCCGAGGATCGCCGAGGAACTGGGCATCACGCCGAGGGAACTGGCGGGGATGCACCGCCGGTTCGAGGTGATCCCGGGCGCCCAGGCGCAGGTGGACTGGGGTGATGAGGGCAAGACCCTCGCTCACCTGGGCATTCCCAAGGTCTACTCCTTCCACATGGTGCTGTCGTACTCGCGTGACCCGTTCTGCTGCTTCACCACCAGCCTGGATCTGCAGACGTTCTTCGACTGCCACCGGCGGGCGTTCGCGCACTTCGGCGGGGTGCCGATGACGATCGTCTACGACCGCACCAAGACCGTCGTCCGCCGCCACGTCGCCCCCGGCGAGGCGGTCCCGCTGCACCCGGAAGCGGTCGGCTTCGCCGGCCACTACGACTTCGACATCGACGTCCTGGCCGCCTACCGGCCGCAGGGCAAGGGCCGGGTCGAGCGGCAGGTCCTGATCGTGCGCGACCACGTCCTGTCCGGGCGGGCCTTCTCGTCCGTCGAGGAGATGGACGCGGCGTTCGCCGCGTGGGTGCCGCAGCGGCGGGCCCAGATCCACAAGACGCACCGGGAGGTCATCGGTGAGCGGGCGGCCCGGGACCACGCGGCCCTCAAGCCGCTGCCTCCGACGCCGTATCTGGTGGCCGAGCGGCATCTGCGGCCGGTCGGCAAGGACTGTCTGGTCGCCTTCGGCGGGAACCTCTACTCGGTGCCCGCCCGCAAGGTCCGCCCACGCCAGCTGGTGGAGATCAGGGCTACAAAGTCCCAGGTCATGCTGCACTCGACCGCCCCTGATGCCAGCGGGGAAACGCTGTTGGCCATGCACCCGCGGGCAGTCGGCCGCGGTGTCCGCATCGTGGAGGAGAAGCATTGGGACGGTCTGCCCACCGGCCAGGGCCGCCGGACCACCAGCGGCGACGTCCCGCCCCAGCCTCGTCACGAGCGTGTCCCCGGCGAGGAAGCCGGTCCGCTGCAGGCCCTGCTGCACCGGGCCGCGGCCACCCGGATCGAGGTCGGCCGTCGGCCGCTGTCGGTCTATGACGAGCTGACCGGCACCCGTCCCTTCACCACCCACCCGAGCACGAGGGAAACGTCTTGA